Proteins co-encoded in one Nonlabens agnitus genomic window:
- a CDS encoding rhodanese-like domain-containing protein has translation MKNILIALLVLGFSSNIQAQSDSLVTVLSKKEFKEAITKNEVQLVDVRTSAEFGQGAIDGAINIDYFEKDQFKESFEQLNKSKPIYIYCRSGNRSGKAAIILEELGFTKIYDLKGGYLDWTKEE, from the coding sequence ATGAAAAATATACTTATAGCTCTTTTAGTTTTAGGATTTTCCAGCAATATTCAAGCGCAATCTGACAGTCTGGTCACTGTGTTGAGCAAGAAGGAATTCAAAGAAGCGATCACGAAAAACGAAGTCCAATTAGTGGACGTACGAACTTCAGCAGAATTTGGTCAAGGAGCGATAGACGGTGCCATAAACATCGATTACTTTGAGAAGGATCAGTTCAAAGAAAGCTTTGAACAATTAAATAAATCAAAGCCCATTTACATCTATTGCAGGTCTGGAAACCGTAGCGGTAAGGCCGCGATCATCCTTGAAGAACTGGGATTTACTAAAATCTATGATTTAAAAGGTGGCTACCTGGACTGGACCAAAGAAGAATAA
- a CDS encoding Crp/Fnr family transcriptional regulator, with amino-acid sequence MTPEFTAFYSSLFEPDLLHEIENVSHFREVEEGTDLIKVGEFIKFMPLLLSGSIKIMRADAQGDELLLYYLEKGDTCAMTLTCCMGNTKSEIHAVTETPAKLLMIPIGKMEEWSSKYKSWRNFVFNSYHTRMMEMLESIDNIAFNKMDERLENYLNDKIEVLNSKHIYTTHKDIASDLHTSRVVISRLLKRMENDGKIKLHRSFIEVL; translated from the coding sequence ATGACACCAGAATTCACAGCATTTTACAGCTCTTTATTTGAACCGGACTTACTTCATGAAATCGAGAACGTGTCTCATTTTAGAGAAGTGGAAGAAGGAACAGACCTCATTAAAGTTGGTGAATTTATAAAGTTCATGCCCTTATTGCTATCAGGAAGTATTAAGATCATGCGAGCAGATGCTCAAGGTGATGAACTATTGCTCTACTACCTTGAAAAAGGAGATACTTGCGCGATGACCTTAACGTGCTGTATGGGAAACACCAAAAGCGAAATCCACGCTGTGACAGAAACTCCCGCAAAACTGCTCATGATTCCCATAGGCAAAATGGAAGAATGGTCCAGCAAGTACAAAAGCTGGCGCAACTTCGTATTTAATAGCTATCATACAAGAATGATGGAAATGCTGGAAAGCATCGATAATATCGCATTCAATAAAATGGATGAGCGGCTGGAGAATTACCTAAATGACAAAATAGAAGTGCTCAACAGCAAGCACATCTACACCACACACAAGGATATTGCCAGCGACCTACATACCAGCCGTGTCGTCATCTCAAGACTATTAAAACGAATGGAAAACGACGGCAAGATAAAATTGCACCGCAGCTTTATTGAAGTCCTGTAA
- a CDS encoding sulfite exporter TauE/SafE family protein: protein MEIVEVLGYVGALFIGLVLGLIGGGGSILTVPILVYALSFNPVIATAYSLFVVGSTSMVGAVKNMFHGRVAFKTAIIFAVPAFTAVYLTRAFIIPAVPQDLFNVGNFKVTRDLAIMMFFAVIMLMTAITMIRNSKEQLIEKKAELNPNYFILGIQGLIIGLITGLVGAGGGFLIIPALVLLAKLPMKNAVATSLFIIAINSLIGFLGDVQNYDIDWPFLLKFTAISIVGIFIGIWLNKFVEGSKLKKAFGWFVLIMGVYIIYKELTI, encoded by the coding sequence ATGGAGATTGTAGAGGTTTTAGGATACGTTGGCGCGCTTTTCATAGGATTAGTACTGGGATTGATAGGTGGTGGCGGTTCCATTCTCACGGTGCCTATTCTAGTATACGCGCTGTCATTCAACCCTGTTATCGCAACTGCTTACTCCTTATTTGTGGTAGGTTCAACATCCATGGTAGGTGCTGTCAAAAATATGTTTCATGGACGTGTCGCGTTTAAAACAGCCATCATTTTTGCTGTACCAGCCTTTACCGCAGTGTATTTGACACGAGCGTTTATTATTCCTGCCGTCCCGCAAGATTTGTTTAATGTTGGAAACTTCAAGGTCACCAGAGATTTGGCCATCATGATGTTTTTTGCCGTGATCATGCTTATGACTGCGATAACCATGATTCGCAACAGCAAGGAACAACTTATCGAGAAGAAGGCAGAGCTAAACCCCAATTACTTCATATTAGGGATCCAGGGATTGATAATTGGATTGATTACTGGATTGGTTGGTGCTGGCGGCGGTTTTTTAATTATTCCCGCATTGGTACTGCTGGCAAAACTTCCCATGAAAAATGCGGTGGCCACCTCTTTATTTATCATTGCCATCAACTCGCTGATTGGATTTTTGGGCGATGTCCAGAACTACGACATCGACTGGCCATTTCTATTGAAGTTCACTGCGATTTCGATAGTTGGGATCTTTATAGGCATCTGGCTCAACAAATTTGTGGAAGGCAGCAAGCTCAAAAAAGCCTTCGGTTGGTTCGTGCTCATTATGGGTGTCTATATCATCTATAAGGAACTTACCATATAA
- a CDS encoding YeeE/YedE family protein encodes MSWINDPWPWYVAGPLIALTMFLLLLVGKQFGMSSPLRTTCSALGAGKAADFFRFDWKAERWNLMVVLGAIIGGFIASNFMSDNTVEINPEVAQQLSQDYGIESAQEAYLPTEIFGLENFMEPTNLAILLIGGILVGFGARYAGGCTSGHAISGLSNLQLPSLIAVIGFFIGGLIMINFIYPLIF; translated from the coding sequence ATGAGTTGGATAAATGATCCATGGCCATGGTATGTTGCTGGGCCTTTAATCGCGCTTACCATGTTCTTGCTGTTGCTAGTAGGTAAGCAATTTGGAATGTCGTCACCGCTGCGCACAACCTGCTCTGCATTAGGAGCTGGAAAGGCTGCTGATTTTTTTAGGTTTGACTGGAAAGCAGAGCGCTGGAACCTTATGGTGGTGCTAGGAGCCATCATAGGTGGTTTTATAGCCTCTAACTTTATGAGCGACAACACGGTAGAGATCAACCCAGAAGTGGCCCAGCAGTTATCCCAAGATTACGGCATTGAAAGTGCGCAAGAAGCCTACTTACCTACTGAAATCTTTGGACTGGAGAATTTTATGGAACCAACTAACCTAGCCATTCTATTGATAGGTGGTATACTGGTCGGTTTTGGTGCGCGATATGCTGGTGGCTGTACTTCTGGTCACGCGATCTCTGGATTGAGTAACCTGCAATTGCCATCTTTAATAGCCGTGATAGGATTCTTTATAGGTGGCCTTATCATGATCAACTTTATTTACCCTTTAATTTTTTAG
- a CDS encoding ShlB/FhaC/HecB family hemolysin secretion/activation protein: protein MDRFYPKKTAQRTLNHLYLLVLLIVFCAPSVYGQQEKEVSKSVYLTANLGDDNNSKSADVLKAIVEASKKDKDAAFVALGNTTRKNGYPKDKTKRKQEEEYLTNNVLNPLADFNGQVIYIPGKNEWNKGGHNNIDDLESFLQDNSKGKFWPNDGCPIERETLSDEVELVMVDSQWYLEDWDDYPYINNDCEIKTREQFFVQFKDELKDEQNKTVIVAIHHPILSANRRGFFERMGGFSNQSYFNNQMQYLVGRLETIASQFEDVVFVSGNHKNLQFLMDDGIPQVISGATAGTEKTRNNSKKEIFSNSDHGFSKLTVFKDGSSQVEIFTVDGANVELVHTSEIELKKGSLEDFEYHTKDEFGETYDASIYTKEETDKSGVYKWFWGDHYREVYSKEITAPVLFLDDLPNNVRAITEGGGNQSRSLRLIDDNENEFTVRELRKSAVRFIQSSIDDHYVLEYMKNTIAEEIVQDYYTSAHPYAQFAVNELMDAVDIYHANPRVVYLPKQERLGRFNESYGDKLYMFEEHVGDENIGLGIFGNPDDIISTSDLLIEIREDKDTQVDESAFIKARLFDMLIGDWDRHEDQWRWAMTEKEDGTQLYVPIPRDRDQAFPKYDGIFPTILKLGAPLARNMQTYAPEVQNIKTFNNAGYYLDKTFINEADWQDWKAQAEYIQNNLTDEVIDNAFENLLPDTRDENTAQIKEILKKRRANLVQIAQDYYDYFKKYETVVATTKDNVIDVERLPNGVTNIKITQKDKTIFENTYNRDLTNEIWLYTLDGDDTINVTGDGSNYIDLKIFGGEENDIYNIENRRKVKVFDYASKKNTFNTPVNKMLSDSYDINNFDPTKRVYSTNVILPSIGFDQDAGFNAGINNTYTTYGLLRNPFTAQHSISAQYFSATQGFEFNYVGEFAHIFYNWNFGLDARYTTGNYATNFFGIGNGTFYDDDAVSLDFNRTEIRQWHVQPSLKFKKYNDFTAHVAARLESNEVVDDQGGFIETQFNANNDVFERQLYAGGEVGFNYNNKQGLISYPRRGMEIGVVAGYKRNVDSEFNNEFSYVQPTVSFIYPIHESGAAALATKAQAQFNIGESYEFYHAASVGGNESLRGYRNDRFQGQTSFFQSTDLRIGITKFRTSYVPIRIGVTAGFDYGRVWDDTDTSEKWKNSYGGSIFINGFQAITANIGYYQSDEDNRIIFTAGFRF from the coding sequence ATGGACAGATTCTACCCTAAAAAAACAGCGCAACGTACTCTTAATCACCTTTATCTGTTAGTGTTACTAATTGTGTTTTGTGCACCATCAGTCTATGGACAGCAGGAAAAGGAGGTTTCAAAAAGCGTGTATCTCACTGCAAACCTAGGTGATGACAACAACAGCAAATCTGCCGATGTTCTCAAAGCGATCGTAGAAGCCTCAAAAAAGGATAAGGATGCTGCTTTTGTGGCGTTGGGAAATACCACTAGAAAGAACGGATATCCCAAGGATAAAACCAAAAGAAAGCAGGAAGAGGAATATCTTACCAACAATGTCCTAAATCCACTGGCAGACTTCAACGGCCAGGTGATCTATATTCCTGGAAAAAACGAATGGAATAAAGGTGGTCACAACAATATTGATGATCTAGAATCATTTTTACAAGATAACAGCAAAGGAAAATTCTGGCCTAATGACGGCTGTCCCATAGAACGCGAGACCTTGAGTGATGAGGTAGAACTGGTTATGGTAGACAGTCAATGGTACCTAGAAGATTGGGATGATTATCCTTACATCAATAATGATTGTGAGATCAAGACAAGAGAACAGTTTTTTGTCCAATTCAAAGATGAACTCAAGGATGAGCAGAACAAGACGGTCATCGTCGCGATTCATCATCCTATATTAAGTGCTAACCGTCGTGGTTTCTTTGAGCGTATGGGTGGTTTTTCAAATCAATCCTATTTCAACAACCAGATGCAGTACTTGGTAGGCCGTTTGGAAACCATTGCAAGCCAGTTTGAAGATGTGGTTTTCGTTTCTGGAAACCATAAGAACCTTCAGTTTTTGATGGATGATGGCATCCCACAAGTGATTAGCGGCGCTACTGCAGGAACAGAAAAAACCCGAAACAATTCCAAAAAAGAAATTTTCTCCAATAGTGACCATGGTTTTTCAAAGCTTACCGTTTTTAAGGATGGTAGTTCCCAGGTGGAAATTTTTACTGTGGATGGAGCCAATGTAGAATTGGTTCACACTTCAGAAATTGAACTTAAGAAAGGAAGCCTGGAAGATTTTGAATACCATACTAAAGATGAATTTGGTGAAACTTATGACGCTTCCATTTATACCAAAGAAGAAACCGATAAATCTGGTGTGTACAAATGGTTTTGGGGCGATCACTATAGAGAAGTGTATTCCAAAGAAATAACTGCGCCTGTATTATTCCTAGATGACTTACCTAATAATGTAAGAGCTATTACTGAAGGTGGTGGGAACCAATCCAGAAGTTTGCGATTAATCGATGATAACGAGAACGAATTTACCGTTAGGGAATTGCGCAAGAGCGCCGTTCGTTTTATCCAATCTTCCATTGACGACCATTACGTGTTAGAGTATATGAAAAATACCATTGCAGAAGAAATCGTTCAGGATTACTATACTTCTGCACATCCTTATGCACAATTTGCCGTGAACGAATTGATGGATGCTGTCGATATTTATCATGCAAATCCACGAGTGGTGTACCTGCCTAAGCAAGAACGTTTGGGCCGATTCAATGAGAGCTACGGTGATAAGCTTTATATGTTTGAAGAGCATGTAGGCGATGAGAATATTGGACTAGGTATTTTTGGAAATCCTGATGACATCATCAGTACTTCAGATTTATTGATCGAGATACGCGAGGACAAGGATACCCAAGTAGACGAGTCCGCCTTTATTAAAGCAAGACTTTTTGATATGTTGATAGGTGATTGGGACCGACATGAAGATCAATGGCGCTGGGCAATGACTGAAAAGGAAGACGGCACACAATTATACGTTCCTATTCCTAGAGACCGTGATCAAGCGTTCCCTAAATATGATGGTATATTCCCAACCATTTTGAAGCTAGGAGCACCATTAGCCCGTAACATGCAAACCTATGCACCAGAGGTCCAGAACATCAAAACCTTCAATAATGCTGGTTATTACCTGGACAAAACCTTTATCAATGAAGCAGATTGGCAGGATTGGAAGGCACAAGCAGAATACATTCAAAACAACTTGACCGATGAGGTGATCGATAACGCATTTGAAAATTTATTACCAGATACTAGAGATGAAAACACCGCCCAGATCAAGGAAATCCTGAAAAAACGAAGAGCTAATCTCGTGCAAATCGCCCAAGATTACTACGATTATTTCAAGAAATATGAAACGGTTGTCGCTACCACAAAAGACAATGTAATTGATGTAGAGCGTCTTCCTAATGGTGTGACGAATATCAAGATCACCCAAAAAGACAAGACCATATTTGAGAACACCTATAATCGTGACTTAACTAATGAGATCTGGTTGTATACGTTGGATGGTGATGACACGATAAACGTTACTGGTGACGGCAGCAACTACATAGATTTAAAGATTTTTGGTGGTGAAGAGAATGATATTTATAACATCGAGAATAGACGCAAGGTCAAAGTATTTGATTATGCTTCTAAGAAAAACACCTTCAACACGCCGGTCAATAAAATGCTGTCTGATTCTTATGACATCAACAATTTTGATCCTACTAAACGCGTGTATTCTACAAACGTGATTTTACCTAGTATAGGATTTGATCAAGATGCTGGATTCAATGCTGGTATCAACAATACGTACACTACTTATGGGTTATTGCGCAATCCATTTACAGCACAACACTCCATATCAGCTCAATATTTCTCTGCCACTCAAGGTTTTGAATTTAATTATGTAGGTGAGTTTGCACATATTTTTTACAACTGGAACTTTGGGTTGGACGCTCGCTACACCACTGGGAATTATGCAACCAACTTCTTTGGGATAGGTAATGGGACTTTTTATGACGATGACGCAGTAAGCCTAGACTTTAACCGTACTGAAATCAGACAATGGCACGTTCAACCATCCTTGAAATTCAAAAAATACAATGACTTTACAGCCCACGTGGCGGCAAGGTTAGAGTCTAACGAAGTAGTCGATGATCAAGGTGGTTTTATTGAAACCCAATTCAATGCCAACAATGATGTTTTTGAAAGACAGTTATACGCTGGTGGTGAAGTAGGTTTTAACTACAACAACAAGCAAGGATTGATAAGCTATCCACGTCGTGGTATGGAAATAGGCGTTGTCGCAGGTTACAAACGCAATGTCGATAGTGAATTCAACAATGAGTTTTCCTATGTGCAACCTACAGTTTCCTTCATTTACCCTATTCATGAAAGTGGTGCCGCAGCACTCGCAACCAAGGCTCAAGCACAGTTCAATATAGGCGAGAGCTATGAGTTTTACCATGCAGCATCTGTTGGTGGTAATGAAAGCTTGAGAGGTTATCGCAACGATAGGTTCCAAGGACAGACTTCCTTTTTTCAATCGACAGACCTACGCATTGGTATCACAAAATTCCGAACTTCATATGTGCCTATTCGTATAGGTGTTACTGCAGGATTTGACTACGGTCGCGTGTGGGACGACACAGACACGTCAGAAAAATGGAAAAACAGTTATGGTGGATCGATTTTCATCAATGGTTTCCAGGCGATTACTGCAAACATTGGTTATTATCAAAGTGATGAAGACAATCGTATCATTTTTACCGCTGGTTTTAGATTCTAA
- a CDS encoding MBL fold metallo-hydrolase, protein MKIKQFEYKPLSHYSYAILSGGKMAVIDPERDPQQYYAFAKANNATITAIIETHPHADFVSSHLEIHQETGATIYNSKKTGADYPHQSFDDGDQIELGKVVLKAINTPGHSPDSITIVATDGDQTAMFTGDTLFIGDVGRPDLREKAGNMKAKREELAEMMYHTTKHKYTDLPDDAVVYPAHGAGSLCGKGMSDAASSTLGDERANNWAFKDQTKEEFMDTLLDGQPFIPAYFGYDVDINKTGADKVVPAIESIPFEENATASGLIVDMRDEETFKKGHLKGSFNIQAVSDNAKFETWLGSIIEPQEAFTLVIDHKENKDKLLHRVAKIGYEKQLSKVITLANKDLVTTDKLDLEDFAKHLENYTIVDIRNTSEVEQGKFFESALAHPLHELRDTAGEIPTDKPIVVHCAGGYRSAAGSSILEKQLNGVTIYDLSDDIEKFK, encoded by the coding sequence ATGAAGATCAAACAATTTGAATATAAGCCACTATCCCATTATTCCTATGCCATCTTGAGCGGTGGGAAAATGGCAGTGATCGATCCAGAACGCGATCCACAGCAGTATTACGCTTTCGCGAAAGCGAACAACGCCACCATCACCGCCATTATAGAAACGCATCCTCATGCAGATTTTGTGAGCTCGCATTTGGAAATTCACCAAGAAACTGGAGCCACGATTTATAACAGCAAAAAAACAGGAGCTGATTATCCGCACCAGTCATTTGATGATGGTGATCAGATCGAGCTGGGCAAGGTTGTGTTGAAGGCGATCAACACGCCAGGTCATTCTCCAGACAGCATAACCATAGTTGCAACAGATGGAGACCAGACCGCGATGTTTACCGGCGATACCTTGTTTATAGGTGATGTAGGTAGACCCGATTTGCGTGAAAAGGCAGGCAATATGAAAGCAAAACGAGAAGAACTTGCCGAAATGATGTACCACACAACAAAACACAAATACACAGATTTACCAGATGATGCCGTTGTTTATCCTGCACATGGTGCAGGCTCCTTATGTGGTAAAGGTATGAGCGATGCTGCCAGCAGCACGCTGGGCGATGAGCGTGCTAACAATTGGGCGTTTAAAGACCAGACTAAGGAAGAATTCATGGACACCTTGCTGGATGGTCAACCCTTCATTCCAGCATATTTTGGGTACGATGTGGATATCAATAAAACAGGTGCTGATAAGGTAGTACCTGCTATAGAAAGCATTCCTTTTGAAGAGAATGCCACGGCCAGTGGTCTTATTGTTGACATGCGAGACGAGGAAACCTTCAAAAAAGGTCATCTTAAGGGAAGTTTCAACATCCAGGCAGTGTCTGACAATGCAAAATTTGAAACCTGGTTGGGATCGATCATTGAGCCTCAAGAAGCATTTACTCTGGTCATTGATCACAAGGAGAACAAGGACAAATTACTGCATCGAGTTGCCAAAATAGGTTATGAAAAGCAGCTTTCTAAAGTCATTACTCTTGCAAATAAGGATCTTGTAACCACAGACAAATTGGATCTAGAGGATTTTGCTAAGCATCTAGAGAATTATACCATCGTGGATATACGCAATACCAGCGAGGTGGAACAGGGAAAATTCTTTGAGAGCGCACTCGCACATCCATTACATGAATTGCGGGATACGGCTGGCGAGATACCTACTGACAAGCCTATTGTTGTACATTGTGCTGGTGGATATCGCAGTGCCGCAGGTAGCAGCATTCTTGAAAAACAGCTCAATGGTGTGACCATTTACGACTTGAGCGATGATATAGAAAAGTTTAAATAA
- a CDS encoding DUF6691 family protein encodes MRYITYLVIGVFFGIVMFKSEAASWFRIYEMFQFGSFHMYGIIGSALVIGVIGVQVIKRKRVGTLDGSEMSLKPKDKGVARYLIGGTIFGLGWALSGACPGPMYVLLGAGFPSILVVIFGALLGTFLYGLLKSKLPH; translated from the coding sequence ATGAGATACATCACATATTTAGTCATCGGCGTATTTTTTGGGATTGTCATGTTCAAATCAGAGGCGGCATCGTGGTTTCGCATCTATGAAATGTTCCAGTTTGGAAGCTTTCATATGTATGGTATCATAGGATCTGCGCTGGTTATAGGAGTCATAGGCGTCCAGGTGATCAAAAGAAAACGAGTAGGAACGCTGGACGGTAGCGAGATGAGCTTGAAGCCTAAGGATAAAGGCGTTGCCCGTTATTTGATAGGTGGTACGATCTTCGGGTTGGGTTGGGCGCTTTCTGGTGCCTGTCCAGGACCCATGTATGTTCTGTTGGGAGCAGGTTTTCCGTCTATTTTGGTAGTCATTTTTGGCGCGCTTTTAGGCACGTTCTTGTACGGTTTGTTGAAAAGCAAATTGCCACATTAA